One genomic region from Methanorbis furvi encodes:
- a CDS encoding amino acid ABC transporter permease has translation MGLSMFEGITAVVESAPYLLEGMCVTLALVGVSLFVGFVCGIVLTLGQVYGPWIIKRAVDIYVWFFRGLPNIVLLFLFYFALFPMTGFDIPAFAVAVVVLGLRSAAYQSQIFRGAILSIADGQMLAARSLGMTRWQSIKTIILPQSLRLSLPGWSNEYPVLLTDSAVAYVIGVAELLTRTSQVISKTGEPMILYLTCAIIFILLNYGGMMLIQRVEKKVRIPGFGNNEVTET, from the coding sequence TTGGGACTGTCCATGTTTGAAGGAATTACTGCCGTAGTTGAATCCGCGCCTTATCTTCTTGAAGGTATGTGCGTCACTCTCGCTTTAGTTGGAGTGTCGCTCTTTGTCGGATTTGTCTGCGGCATTGTTCTCACGCTCGGACAGGTTTACGGCCCCTGGATTATCAAACGGGCGGTTGACATTTACGTCTGGTTTTTCCGCGGCCTGCCAAACATCGTACTTCTGTTTCTCTTTTACTTTGCACTTTTCCCGATGACCGGATTTGACATACCGGCATTCGCGGTTGCAGTTGTAGTTCTCGGACTTAGAAGTGCTGCATACCAGTCCCAGATTTTCCGCGGCGCAATCTTATCCATTGCCGATGGTCAGATGCTTGCGGCGCGGTCTCTTGGAATGACAAGATGGCAGAGCATCAAAACCATCATCCTGCCGCAGTCCCTGCGACTGTCCCTTCCCGGATGGTCAAATGAATATCCGGTTCTCTTAACCGACTCGGCCGTGGCATATGTGATTGGTGTGGCAGAACTTTTGACCAGGACCAGTCAGGTTATCAGCAAGACCGGTGAACCAATGATTTTGTATCTCACCTGTGCAATCATCTTCATCCTCCTCAACTATGGCGGCATGATGCTTATTCAGCGGGTGGAAAAGAAAGTCCGCATCCCAGGATTCGGCAACAATGAGGTGACAGAGACATGA
- a CDS encoding amino acid ABC transporter ATP-binding protein: MSATPILRVENLSKSYGDLQVLKSVSFDVYKGDTKAFIGPSGTGKSTLLRCINQLTVPDSGSVYLNGEEITHSGAKINEYRQKMGMVFQNFNLFDHLTAVRNVEIALLKVKKMDKAEARKKAMFELERVGMADRADYYPAQLSGGQAQRVSIARALAMDPDVMLFDEPTSALDPELKREVLEVMRKLAADGMTMLIVTHEMHFATSFATEILFMENGEIAERGRPADIPTSPSFERTRAFMGTYEE, from the coding sequence ATGAGTGCAACTCCCATTCTCCGGGTCGAGAATCTTTCCAAATCCTACGGTGATCTACAGGTTCTCAAATCCGTATCGTTTGATGTCTACAAAGGCGATACCAAAGCGTTTATCGGTCCGTCAGGAACGGGAAAAAGTACACTTCTCCGGTGCATCAACCAGCTGACCGTGCCTGACTCCGGTTCCGTCTACCTCAACGGCGAGGAGATCACTCACTCAGGCGCAAAGATCAATGAGTACCGCCAGAAAATGGGCATGGTGTTTCAGAACTTCAACCTCTTTGATCATCTGACTGCTGTTCGCAACGTGGAGATTGCACTTCTCAAAGTCAAAAAGATGGACAAGGCCGAGGCACGCAAAAAAGCAATGTTTGAGCTTGAGCGTGTGGGCATGGCTGACCGCGCCGACTATTATCCTGCCCAGCTTTCCGGCGGTCAGGCGCAGCGCGTATCTATTGCCAGAGCTCTTGCGATGGATCCTGATGTCATGCTCTTTGATGAGCCGACATCAGCTCTGGATCCTGAACTCAAGCGTGAAGTCCTTGAGGTCATGCGAAAACTTGCGGCTGACGGCATGACTATGCTGATTGTGACGCATGAGATGCATTTTGCAACCTCGTTTGCAACCGAGATACTGTTCATGGAAAATGGTGAGATCGCTGAGCGCGGCAGACCTGCAGACATCCCGACCAGCCCGTCGTTTGAACGTACCCGTGCCTTTATGGGAACCTATGAAGAGTAG
- a CDS encoding amino acid ABC transporter permease, protein MATATDLTTNATALSGVTDFLSEAWAHILTEIPFWQDILLPALWDGLIVTLVLVALTAPLGFLLGLLISVARVYGAKPFQWGAQLYVIFFRGCPLLVLLFIIYFGLPSIGIVLGAFMSALVGFTLCNSAYNSEYIRGALQSIKGGQMTAAQALGMTKYQAIRYVVIPQALRKALPGVSNEFIYLIKYSSLAYVVTVIELTGAAKIIASKYFSYFEAFAAVGIFYLAIVTVATIAINKLEKKYAIPGTGTEKVL, encoded by the coding sequence ATGGCCACAGCGACTGATCTTACCACCAATGCGACTGCGCTGTCCGGCGTGACTGATTTCCTGAGCGAAGCTTGGGCACACATTCTTACAGAGATTCCGTTCTGGCAGGATATTCTCCTGCCCGCACTCTGGGACGGACTTATTGTTACTCTCGTACTTGTAGCTCTTACAGCCCCGCTTGGATTTTTACTTGGTCTTTTGATCAGCGTTGCCCGTGTTTACGGAGCAAAACCGTTTCAATGGGGCGCGCAGCTATATGTGATCTTTTTCCGCGGATGTCCGCTTCTTGTGCTGCTGTTCATCATCTACTTTGGTTTACCGTCAATAGGCATTGTTCTCGGCGCGTTCATGTCGGCATTGGTTGGCTTTACACTCTGCAACTCTGCCTACAACTCAGAGTACATTCGCGGCGCTCTGCAGTCCATCAAGGGCGGCCAGATGACTGCAGCGCAGGCTCTCGGGATGACAAAGTATCAGGCGATCAGGTATGTAGTGATTCCTCAGGCACTGCGCAAAGCACTCCCCGGCGTCTCCAATGAGTTCATCTATCTGATCAAATACTCATCCCTAGCATATGTGGTGACTGTAATTGAGCTGACCGGCGCTGCAAAAATTATTGCGAGCAAATATTTTTCCTACTTTGAGGCGTTTGCCGCGGTCGGCATTTTTTATCTGGCAATTGTAACCGTTGCCACAATTGCTATCAATAAACTGGAAAAGAAGTATGCCATTCCCGGCACTGGTACTGAGAAGGTACTTTAA
- a CDS encoding DUF5654 family protein, with the protein MSVSIDVIDKLAALITAAFGLVAALAWNSAIQTIFTEIFGSQSSIPAMLGYAVFVTIIAVVFTLWIGYVSNKAKEKIN; encoded by the coding sequence ATGTCAGTTTCCATTGATGTAATTGATAAACTTGCGGCACTGATCACCGCAGCGTTTGGTCTTGTGGCAGCACTTGCCTGGAACTCAGCAATTCAGACTATCTTCACGGAAATTTTCGGAAGTCAGAGTAGCATTCCGGCGATGCTCGGGTATGCGGTTTTCGTGACGATTATTGCGGTGGTCTTCACCCTCTGGATTGGATATGTGTCCAACAAAGCAAAAGAAAAGATCAATTAA
- a CDS encoding DUF475 domain-containing protein — protein MELLYALVVIIGLFIFESIASIDNAIINADILATMKEKARRWFLVWGILLSVFLVRGILPWLILWAANPSLGPIGALTVTFTDDDAAMAAMESTAPYLLMFGGMFMVFLFCHWLFAEKKDCIMPGERFLTNQAPWFYAVVSVILLAVVWATLESDPLLAFAAVAGSTLFFLVQGFRLSADIKSAELGHSEKSDSAKLMLLLVIDSTFSIDGVIGAFAFTFSVPLIFIGCGLGAIVVRELTIKYIDTIRRYVYLKNGAMYSVLVLSLIMVAEGFGIHLPPWLAPVSMIVIVSVFLYISVLRIRRGQVPVCPTPVVR, from the coding sequence ATGGAACTTCTTTACGCTCTTGTTGTAATCATAGGGCTGTTCATCTTTGAATCGATCGCAAGTATCGATAATGCGATCATCAATGCTGACATTTTGGCCACTATGAAGGAGAAGGCCAGACGCTGGTTCCTTGTATGGGGAATTCTTCTGTCGGTTTTTCTTGTCCGCGGTATTTTGCCGTGGCTGATCTTATGGGCTGCGAATCCGTCTCTTGGACCGATCGGTGCTCTTACGGTAACTTTTACGGATGATGATGCGGCTATGGCCGCAATGGAGAGCACTGCTCCTTATCTTTTGATGTTTGGAGGTATGTTCATGGTGTTTCTTTTCTGCCACTGGCTATTTGCAGAGAAGAAGGACTGTATTATGCCCGGCGAGCGGTTCCTGACAAATCAGGCTCCTTGGTTTTATGCGGTTGTTTCCGTGATCCTGCTGGCGGTTGTCTGGGCAACGCTTGAGAGTGATCCTCTGCTTGCGTTTGCAGCGGTTGCCGGCTCAACACTGTTCTTTTTGGTTCAGGGTTTCCGTTTGTCTGCTGATATAAAATCTGCCGAGCTTGGTCATAGTGAAAAATCTGATTCTGCGAAACTGATGCTGCTTCTTGTGATCGACAGTACGTTTTCGATTGACGGAGTTATTGGCGCGTTCGCATTTACGTTTTCGGTTCCACTGATCTTTATCGGATGCGGTCTTGGTGCGATTGTGGTCCGCGAGCTGACGATTAAGTACATCGATACGATTCGTCGTTATGTGTACCTGAAAAATGGTGCGATGTACTCGGTTCTGGTGCTGAGTTTGATCATGGTTGCTGAAGGTTTCGGCATCCATCTCCCTCCATGGCTTGCTCCGGTTTCTATGATTGTGATCGTCTCTGTGTTCCTGTATATTTCGGTGCTCCGCATTCGTCGCGGTCAGGTTCCGGTCTGCCCGACGCCTGTTGTGCGATAA
- a CDS encoding nitrilase-related carbon-nitrogen hydrolase: protein MRVYCAQATQVWNDPTIMFARAREAVLRAVDDGAEMVVFSEQFATGWRTSEESSEVSGDVVKSQWLDLAREFGVVVVGSYARDVLHSLPQNVMLVAGPHGEVLAEYAKLHLFTPCGEDRRYSSGDVPVTFSYGGVKFGCAVCFDLRFPELFRAYLKEGCECVIVQAAWPAARVADWELLLRARALENRGYVVGAGCLGYDAVSGTDYSGCGMICDYEGRVRADAGVFEGGCCCSVDVEGVREWRERWGIDSFFVFVG, encoded by the coding sequence ATGCGAGTTTACTGCGCTCAGGCCACGCAGGTGTGGAATGATCCTACGATAATGTTTGCGCGGGCCAGAGAGGCTGTTTTGCGGGCTGTGGATGATGGTGCAGAGATGGTGGTGTTTTCCGAACAGTTTGCAACCGGGTGGAGAACATCAGAGGAGTCATCAGAAGTGTCAGGCGATGTGGTGAAGAGTCAGTGGCTGGATCTTGCGCGCGAGTTCGGGGTTGTAGTTGTAGGGTCGTATGCGCGGGATGTGTTACACTCCCTTCCACAGAATGTGATGCTGGTTGCAGGGCCTCATGGTGAGGTTCTTGCTGAGTATGCGAAGCTGCATCTGTTTACTCCGTGCGGGGAGGATAGAAGATATTCATCAGGTGATGTGCCTGTTACTTTTTCGTATGGGGGAGTGAAGTTCGGGTGCGCGGTATGTTTTGATCTCAGGTTCCCGGAGCTGTTCCGCGCGTACTTGAAAGAAGGATGTGAATGTGTGATTGTGCAGGCAGCTTGGCCTGCTGCGCGCGTTGCTGACTGGGAGCTTTTGCTTCGCGCGCGCGCTCTGGAGAATCGGGGGTATGTTGTTGGAGCGGGATGTCTTGGGTATGATGCCGTGTCTGGTACGGATTATTCTGGTTGCGGGATGATTTGTGATTATGAGGGGCGTGTGCGCGCGGATGCCGGGGTGTTTGAGGGGGGCTGCTGTTGTAGTGTGGATGTGGAAGGGGTAAGGGAGTGGCGGGAGAGGTGGGGGATAGATAGTTTTTTTGTTTTTGTTGGATAA
- a CDS encoding glycosyltransferase family 92 protein, with product MKSPWYICVKNGFSRIYACSHYLCFSVRNFFKFGKRKYRDYLSIVAVIKDEAPYLREWIEFHKLIGVDKFYLYDAATDNTKEILAPYINSGEVVYRIMPGKSVQIPAYNDAICKYRSLTRWLAVVDADEFIVPVGQFDTVTDFLKNYEDYPAVGVNWIMYDSNGHVTKPDGLVIKNYTRVHADDNHKDNHLIKSIVDPCRVMWCGQPHYCHYSWLSHRRKAVTENYNEINMGSYSEYNSVCKIRICHYYSKSKEEFEKKCKRGMADSNQYRTVSEEQYNYSETKQDYTMMKYVERMEEILLTK from the coding sequence ATGAAATCTCCTTGGTATATTTGTGTAAAAAATGGATTTTCTCGCATTTATGCGTGTTCTCATTATCTATGTTTTTCTGTGAGAAATTTTTTTAAGTTTGGGAAACGGAAATATCGTGATTATCTCTCCATTGTGGCAGTTATTAAAGATGAAGCACCATATCTACGTGAATGGATTGAATTTCACAAACTTATTGGTGTCGACAAATTTTACTTGTATGATGCAGCAACTGATAACACGAAAGAGATACTTGCTCCATATATTAACTCCGGTGAGGTTGTCTATAGAATAATGCCTGGAAAATCTGTTCAAATTCCTGCATATAATGATGCAATTTGCAAATATCGATCTCTGACACGATGGCTTGCTGTTGTTGATGCTGATGAGTTTATTGTTCCCGTTGGTCAGTTTGATACTGTTACCGATTTTCTTAAAAATTATGAAGATTATCCTGCAGTTGGAGTTAATTGGATTATGTATGATTCAAATGGGCATGTCACCAAACCTGATGGATTGGTTATAAAAAATTATACCCGTGTTCATGCTGATGACAATCATAAGGACAATCATCTTATAAAATCTATTGTGGATCCCTGTAGAGTCATGTGGTGTGGCCAACCACATTATTGTCACTATTCCTGGTTGAGTCATCGAAGAAAGGCAGTCACAGAAAACTATAATGAAATTAATATGGGGTCATATTCAGAGTATAATTCTGTCTGTAAGATTCGTATTTGTCATTATTATTCGAAATCAAAAGAGGAATTTGAAAAGAAATGTAAACGCGGAATGGCAGACTCTAACCAGTATCGGACAGTTAGTGAGGAGCAATATAATTATTCTGAAACAAAACAGGATTACACTATGATGAAATATGTTGAGAGAATGGAGGAAATTCTACTCACAAAATAA
- a CDS encoding glycosyltransferase family 2 protein translates to METSEKSLGKISIIIPAYNAAKFIETTLNNLFAQTYHNFEIIIAYDEKSTDNTLSLLQKINEIHPLTIDIGKDTSSGTARNRGFQLAKGEYVIFVDADDEIHPEYLRTMITIFQTHPGLNVVCCDYVKVFESTIDEGWQIVENSPTTYNLLQREEALYMLLWKKIANVPWLFLAKRQYLIDNDISFPNYSFGDDVVYAHKLIANSEKIGRSDKKLYLFIMHETSITHTVTPENWWMRYEKSRNDVINYFQKTDPIYSEDYLAMMKRELIYTSVLLYDYPEFKHEIIKQNISDLPMLHKHDKYLYQLSVICFRISKWAFYHLAKFTARWMKNLTPMGKKLGN, encoded by the coding sequence ATGGAAACCTCAGAAAAATCCCTAGGAAAAATTAGTATTATCATCCCCGCATATAACGCGGCAAAATTTATTGAAACAACGCTCAATAATCTCTTTGCTCAAACCTACCATAACTTTGAGATCATCATTGCCTATGACGAAAAATCTACAGACAACACTCTCTCCCTTCTCCAAAAAATCAATGAAATCCATCCTTTGACCATTGACATTGGAAAAGACACAAGTTCAGGAACAGCACGAAATCGTGGTTTCCAGCTCGCAAAAGGAGAATACGTAATCTTCGTTGATGCAGACGATGAGATCCATCCAGAATATCTCCGAACTATGATCACCATCTTCCAGACTCATCCAGGCTTAAATGTCGTTTGCTGTGATTATGTCAAAGTATTCGAGAGTACTATCGATGAGGGGTGGCAAATTGTAGAGAACTCACCAACCACCTACAATCTGCTTCAAAGAGAAGAAGCACTCTATATGTTGCTCTGGAAAAAGATCGCAAACGTTCCTTGGTTGTTCCTTGCAAAACGGCAGTACCTCATTGATAATGATATCAGCTTTCCCAATTACTCCTTCGGTGATGACGTGGTTTATGCACACAAACTCATTGCAAACTCAGAAAAAATAGGAAGAAGCGATAAAAAATTATACCTCTTTATCATGCATGAAACTTCTATCACACACACAGTAACCCCAGAGAATTGGTGGATGCGATACGAAAAATCACGGAATGATGTCATCAATTATTTCCAGAAAACAGATCCAATATATTCTGAAGACTATCTTGCCATGATGAAACGAGAACTTATTTACACCAGTGTTCTTCTCTATGACTATCCTGAATTCAAACATGAAATCATAAAACAAAATATCTCTGATTTGCCAATGCTCCACAAACACGACAAATATCTCTATCAACTATCTGTAATCTGCTTCAGAATCTCAAAGTGGGCATTTTATCATCTTGCAAAATTCACAGCAAGATGGATGAAAAATCTCACGCCTATGGGGAAAAAACTGGGGAATTGA
- a CDS encoding glycosyltransferase family A protein encodes MSTVSAESKSLVSIIIPIYNGINYIETTLNDLFAQTYQNFEIIIAYDEKSTDNTLALLQKISKNHPINIDIGNDSSTGAARNRGISLAKGEYIVFVDSDDRILPDYLESMLTVFEAHPELDVVCCGTLFIHDTKIPYGLQKAKNSPTEIILYQKDDAIMLKIFDILPWGIWAHMIRRAFLIDNNLKLPDCTVREDLVFTLNLFMHAEKIGYSTKIVYLYLKHAESLTTSKFDKWWKESQISRNELAKLSQNLPQNAAKEILYRDQRLVAAGSACSYDYKTYLTVLHQYDVSHLSFYRGGDSISGKMSVIVFNISKYLYYRSIRYMKKI; translated from the coding sequence ATGAGTACAGTATCTGCAGAATCCAAGAGCCTCGTCAGCATCATCATCCCAATATACAATGGGATAAATTACATTGAAACTACATTAAATGATCTCTTCGCCCAAACATATCAGAACTTTGAGATCATTATTGCCTACGATGAAAAGTCGACTGACAACACTCTAGCCCTCCTCCAAAAAATCAGTAAAAATCACCCCATAAACATCGACATTGGAAATGACTCAAGTACTGGAGCTGCACGAAATAGAGGAATATCACTTGCTAAGGGTGAGTACATAGTCTTTGTGGATTCAGACGATAGAATTCTTCCAGACTATCTTGAATCAATGCTGACCGTATTCGAGGCGCACCCAGAACTCGATGTAGTCTGTTGTGGTACCCTCTTTATTCATGATACAAAAATACCATACGGACTGCAAAAAGCAAAAAACTCACCCACAGAGATTATTCTCTATCAGAAGGATGACGCCATAATGTTAAAAATATTCGATATCCTTCCATGGGGAATTTGGGCGCATATGATAAGACGTGCATTTCTTATTGACAATAATCTCAAATTACCCGACTGTACTGTTCGAGAAGACTTGGTATTTACCTTAAATTTGTTTATGCATGCTGAAAAAATAGGATACTCCACAAAAATCGTATATCTTTACCTTAAACATGCAGAATCACTTACCACCTCTAAATTCGACAAATGGTGGAAAGAATCACAAATATCAAGAAATGAACTTGCAAAACTCTCACAGAATCTACCTCAAAATGCAGCAAAAGAGATATTATATAGAGATCAACGATTGGTAGCCGCCGGATCTGCTTGTTCTTACGATTACAAAACATATCTTACTGTGTTGCATCAATACGATGTATCACACTTATCATTCTACAGGGGTGGAGATAGCATATCTGGAAAAATGTCAGTAATAGTGTTTAATATCTCAAAATACCTCTATTATCGATCAATTCGTTATATGAAAAAAATATAA